From the Hordeum vulgare subsp. vulgare chromosome 1H, MorexV3_pseudomolecules_assembly, whole genome shotgun sequence genome, the window tggaagcagttcgtccgtgcctacgacctgcggcatgggtacttccttgtcttcaggtacgacgacaacGCCGCGTTCggcgtgaaggtgttcgacacgactatgtgtcggaggccgtaccaggacgacgacgatgccagtatgctatgtctcttcttcctctccattaggctatgtctcactcccatttaaaaaaaaacttttttgcatttggcaaggcaatgggagcaggagcggcgagtactgacaatgttgtaaagggtagtaattggtctcttctgctgcttttcagagatggagttcttcacgattatacttgagaaatcctctagcaggcaggtgctgccggacaattttgtgaagatgttggacggtcatcggccacagaacatgaagctgaggcaggccggcaacgggcttcgcaagctgtgggacgtggaggtggcgttcgacaccgatggaagcatgtacctagatcgtggctggaagcagttcgtccgtgcctacgacatgcggcacgggtacttccttgtcttcaggtacgacgacaacgccacgttcgcattgaaggtgttcgacacgactatgtgtcggagacgctaccaggacgacgaccaTTGCtagtacgctctgtctcttcttcctatccattaggctatgtctcacacccatttaaaaaaaacttttttgcatttggcaaggcaatgggagcaggagcagcgagtactgcgacagatgctatgtctacggcagcaACGACTCTGGCTATAgaaaaagtagcagcgactctggctacaacaaaagtagcagcgacgatggcctcgcgatggtgatcccacagctgggcgacagggccatgccaattctggtagaggagtacatcccacagcctggcctggggcttcgccgctctaagcgtatcaggatgatgaaggagaaggtgaagaaggaggagtgaagatcttaagaacctgattgagctttaatctttatagtgtaaaccttttaagtacgatagtgttgaactgctactgcacttttaagtatgatggtggtgtgcctgatgaaattttgtgcatgctcatggatgctcattgatgaaagataaaattatttctttttgtgcttgctcatggatgctccttggttggtgtatataacaacctaaattaacccctaaaccagcccctttcaaaaaaaaaactcagcttcagccaggtgctgacgcgtggatgccttttggtcccggttggtgtcaccaaccgggactaaaggcccccgtgCCTGGTctggccgcagcggccacatggaggcccatctgtcatggttggtgtaagaaccgggactaaaggccgaaggcattagtaacgaccttttagtcccggttccaaaaccgggacagaaggcccttacgaaccgggacaaaagacccTTTTTTTACTAGTGGTTGGTTTCATCTCGTGCGGATTCCGATCTCGGTTTCATCAGCCTTCCTAGTCTTTATTGGCATATTTTAGAGGTTTTAGCATTGCGAGGCGGGGAGACTATGTATTTTTGTGCTCATTGAAAATCTTGATTTAGGTTATTAGGTTTTGATGTTATTCATGTTGTTCGTCCCGGTGGTGGAGGATGACAAAATGGAACAAGTACATGTAGGTTCATCCCGTCGAGGGGACATTGTCATGGAACATGTAGTCAGGGTTTGTTTCCCCGAATCCGATGCATTAGATTATGGGGGAGAGTTGCGAGCCACAATGTTTCTGCCTAAGTTTGCGATGGCGCCAACAGTCTCCTGAATAAGATCTTGCAGAGGCATTTTGGTATAGAGGTGGGTTTGGGTCTCCTCATCTCACATTCACCTTCTTCTCTATGCCAGTCGAGTCATGCTTCAAATCATTGTCCATTGCATCTCCTGCAAACATCATGTTACTTGTTGGTCGTCGTTACAATGACTATGTGActagtgatttgaatcacacgcGACATCCAACTAGGCTCATTGGACTTCACAAGCTTATGCATGTTGAAGATGATGACGAATTCCCCTTTGGTCTATTCGTAACTAACATTTTTATTAGGGTGTTCTTGTAAGGCTGCTTGGATTTGGTTAACACTGGCCTATGTCCAtcaggagagagcaaaaatgaaGAACATTTGATCGATGGTTAAAACGATCGAGATTTGTGACTAGAGGGATTATATATTAAAGACCGTTGGTTGTCGTGACCCTCCTTACATTCTGGTGGTTACCCTAGCCGTTAGTACGGTAAAGTGACCATTGATCCCTCTACCTCAAATCCCTCCTCACCTGCAAACCGACCTATGGTAGGATGGTTAGAGGGACAGTGATATCTTCAATCCATCAATGTTCAAGTCCTGGTGCTTGCATTATTTTTAGATTTATTTCACGATTTCCGGTGATACACTTTCAGTGGGAGGAGACATTTCATCGATCtttcagtgggaggagacgtttCATCGATACGAGACGACTACggtgacttcgtaaatctcaatATGATATGGCGGGCCAGTCTTTGATAGGTGCTCATAAAGGTAAGATGTGCGTGTGTTCGCACCTGGGTGAGTGTATGCGCTTGTATATGAACGATTGCATGTGTATTGGGTTCAAAAGAAATCCCTCCCCACCTCTTCTCCACGTCGACGCCACATTTACCTTGGTCCAAGTTCACCACACACTCCATGCAAGCTCACTGTCATCGCGAGCTCCTATTCACACCATGCTTGCCCATGTTGTCGTGAAGAAGCAAACAACCAAGGAATATTGCGAATTTGTGAAACATGAGTCAGCCACACAGTGTAGCAAAGATTGGAAAGCATTCGATCAAGTATATGAATCTAGTGAATATAACTAacgaataatctcttcatttcaaATTAATTGATGTTCTATGTTTATCCTACCTTAAAGTTGAATTGGACGAGGCTTATACAAAAATATGATAAAATCTACAAcatcaaataaaaataataaaaatatataggCTCAGTTTTTTGGAGGTGTTCATGGACATAGGATATTTATGCATGAGTTTATAAAGGATGAGTGTATGTATTGCGGATATATGAGTGTTTGTTTTTTACTGTcttcaaaaatatatacataatACACCACTCTATTTATAAAGATATAATGAAACTAATTTGGTGTTGCACATGCCAATATATTCTTCTATAAACTTGACTAAATTTAAATCTTTATCTAATAATAAGGCATGGATTGGTTTCGGCGTGTACGTCATTGATGTTTTCCATAAAAGTCCCTTGCCTTTGCTATTAACCCACATTCCATGTTAAGTCGTAAGCGAATCTTTTTTGCATTTTTAGAAACCTCCTGACATTTCAAGTAATCAACCTGCCGTCCATACATATGTCAGTCGaaattttctttttcattttaatAGAACCCCCCCCTCCCAAACTTTTTGGTTAATCAATTCATAATTTATATAAAACAaaatatccatatcttttaaaccgtaacttcaattttaacatgttatatacaaaatttgattagaaaaatatgtggaATAAAAATATGATGTCATTTTAAGCtatcaaatatttataatatatTTTTGTGATGCAAATTTAATCTATAGTGCACGGTCCATTCCTCTTTCTTTTCGACGGCGATATGAATTGCAAATAAATACCTATTAAAACCAGATTGAGGGGATAGAAAACATCTATCACCACGCATGCACACCTCTATAAAACCTTACGGAAAAAatgaacatatttctcatcttatcctGTACGAGTATGTGTGCGCGCACGAGAGAggtagggagagagggggagggagggagggagggagagggggagggggagaaagTGAGAAATTaactgtgtgagagagagagggagcgagggagcgagggagggagggagacggggggggggggggggggggagaacgcTTTAGGAATGACATTATCCAAATGTGGTTTCGATGTATGAGCATCGATGTCATCGTGGACAATATAAATGTAATGTCATGAGAAATTAAAAGACTTGAATCTATTAGAATTTTAAGTCATAGTTTTTCCGTTAAGAGCTTGTGTTATATTCTCTCGTGTTGTAACATACGGATTCATTTGCTACTAAAACAAAAATACGAACGAACATAAGGCTAAAATTTTAATTATTTTGGAAGCAAGGGAGAATATATGTAGATATTGGAAGTTTGTGGATGGATTTAGAATGCGCTGGCTTTCCACATCAAGTAAAGCTTGGTCCGGAAAAGAGATTTTGAGCGCATCGCAAAGGACGAATGCGGCTTGATTGCTTGAATTGAGACGGGTGGGACCCACCTCTCCCACCGTCCTACGTGGCCAAGGAAGACCTTTCTTCAAGTCATCGTTCCAAGAAAATTCATTCCCCCACCCTGCCATAAGTGGCACGCGCGCGCGCACGAGCTGCGGCGGCGGGCGGGCAACCCGCTCACCATCGCCGAAGCTTCTCAGCGCGAAGCTCACCGGGAAGCCGACCAAAATCCCCCGGGAAAAAAAGAGAGCTCTCACGGCCGGCGCCATCTCCAACTAGTACAAATCTACCCGCCAAATCCACTCCCCAACCCAATccatgcagcagcagcagcagcagcgcacCGGCGATTTAGGGGGTCTTATATATTATAAATAGGAAGCGCTCTCGCCGGTGACAAACTCGGTCATGGCGGCAGTCGGAGCGGCACCAGTGCTCTACCAACAGCAGGCGCAGGCGGTGGGCGAcgcctgcttcttctcctccatgTCCTCCTACTTCTCCAACGAGGCAATCAGCTCCTCCTGCTCCAGCCCAGCCTCCAGCTTCTCCGCCGCGCTGGGCGCCACGCCGCCCGCTGCGCCGGCGATCAGCCCCGACCCCGCGTCGCAGTTCGACATCTCCGAGTACCTCTACGGCGACGGCCCGTTAGCCGCGCCGCTGGCGCCCGTTGGCGCTGCTGTTGCAAGCTCGGCGACTGCGGTGCCTGCGAGGAGCGCGGCcgagtcggcggcggcggtggagaggcCGCGGACGGAGCGCATCGCGTTCCGCACGAGGACGGAGATCGAGATCCTCGACGACGGCTACAAGTGGCGCAAGTACGGCAAGAAGTCCGTCAAGAACAGCCCAAACCCAAGGTTGGTACTTAATTATATATCCCCAACCTCAAAACCAAACACGATCGAATGAATCATCAACCGTCTCGGCACATTGCAATCTGGCGTTCTGAGTTCTGACGAGCGAGCATTCGGTCTGTGCGTGCAGGAACTACTACCGGTGCTCGACGGAAGGGTGCAGCGTGAAGAAGCGGGTGGAGCGGGACCGGGACGACCCGGCGTACGTGGTGACCACGTACGAGGGCACGCACAGCCACGCCAGCCCCAGCACCGTCTACTACGCCAGCCAGGACGCCGCCTCCGGCCGCTTCTTCGTCGCCGGCACGCACCCGCCGCCAGGCTCCCTCAACTGAGTAGACTAGCCACCAACGACGGAGCACGTCGAGATCAGCACGTACGGGGCTTCCATCTTGGGCAAGCTAGCCAGCTCGGGCCTCGGTGCCGTAGCAGCCACAAGTTCGTAGTTAAACTAGTGCACTACTGGTTCAGGTTCGGTTTCCCGACTGTAGTGTTGTGTACTGCGGTGTGCACTGTCGGCTCGATCACCAGGTTTTATCCCTCGAGCATAATTAGTGGATCGAAAGAGCCCGGCCGGGGAACGTAACTCAGTCCACTACTAGTGCTGCCTACTTAACCGTGTAATAAAAATACCCATGTGCCGTTTCCCTCAGCCCATAGGCCTCCGAGAGTTCCATGTTTAAGCACCAACATGCATCAAAGAGCATCTAAAAAAagcatcaaagagatccatgtagaAAAAGTTTGTCGTATTACCCGACAGAAAAAAGTTTGTAGCATTTTTTTGGTAAATAATTTTGGAAGGTTTTACACATGGTACCTAAAATTGGCATTTTAAAAGATGAAATATAAGTTGTTAAGTAAAAGGATGTGAAATGAACGTATATTAGTGCCTAGCAGTGTAATATGAAGCTACACTCCAATTTTCAGGTTAAAATGATGAATAAACTTTGATGTAGTTAAATCTCCATACGCCACCTTTGAATGATATGAGACCTCTAGAGAGATTCTTGCATTACGAAACAATGTTTAGTCCAACTTTTATGTAAATGTTTAAAATTTTAAACGCCTCCTACTGAGAT encodes:
- the LOC123417357 gene encoding probable WRKY transcription factor 75, which encodes MAAVGAAPVLYQQQAQAVGDACFFSSMSSYFSNEAISSSCSSPASSFSAALGATPPAAPAISPDPASQFDISEYLYGDGPLAAPLAPVGAAVASSATAVPARSAAESAAAVERPRTERIAFRTRTEIEILDDGYKWRKYGKKSVKNSPNPRNYYRCSTEGCSVKKRVERDRDDPAYVVTTYEGTHSHASPSTVYYASQDAASGRFFVAGTHPPPGSLN